A section of the Choristoneura fumiferana chromosome 5, NRCan_CFum_1, whole genome shotgun sequence genome encodes:
- the LOC141428027 gene encoding uncharacterized protein isoform X2, with product MFESQYYRLVASARNLLPAGADKDGSPGSPSRSGSVASYDNDKSGGTCEHTKRFNLPKINIPIFNGSYQHWLEFRDIFTSMIHSNRELDNISKFHYLRASLQGNAAMIVKNIDFTNNNYTIAWNLLCDRYNNSRLLVNNHVQALFNVESVSKESSRSLRYLIDVTNKNIRALTTLNQPTEHWDTLIIHMMSTKLDPITNLKWEEHRNTGSDAPTLADFCTFLRNRADLLETLEENKAKNSKFDHPKSKSFIVVSDSQKSQQNNFSSGKYSKTNKCPLCKDEHTLYNCNAFRDLSIEDRVVKAKQFNVCLNCLRTGHSQNKCQSPHCRYCRYKHNTLLHLEKRDSSSNDYNSVPIQENVALPVDNQTYYEPPTDNVTLSTNITQQTTAPQILLSTAMVKVYDSNGNKHTARLLLDNGSTANFISHELCGKLGLSRRSTRSTISGICNQSSKSTQLCNLTLYSLYSDYKVNLDCLVLDEITKSLPSKLIKVNDIPIPTGLQLADPSFYVPSGVDILVGAEIFWSVICNNSIDLGKKQPKLYETKLGWLVSGYVSHASTTNSSNQHHCHFIKENENINQFWELDTIPTRHSFTAEERACEESFQANTYRNSKGRFVVTIPLKKDPSELGDSYAMAKMRFLSLERRFNRDPVFKEKYTDFMQEYEQLGHMTLNSTSPPLSNTCGNNNNVSCFIPHHGVLRESSTTTKLRAVFDGSAVTTSGVSLNNLQMVGPTVQDDLLSILIRFRQHKFVVSGDIEKMYRAIEVNPVQRPLQQIIFRSDQYAPLKTYTLNTLTYGTASAPYLAIKCLTSLADVTNNEKVKNAIKRDFYVDDYLGGGTSKEEVIQTCKELISILASAQFNLRKFQSNNLDILKVITDGKQEINNILQLSDSAPNMSAKTLGLHWLCDSDTLSFSINIDLREKITKRHVLSVISQIFDPLGLVGPVIVEAKMIMQSLWKLKSGWDDEVPTNIKTQWASFASKLSYLNDIKIPRWVLQNDYIKIEIHTFCDSSEKAYGACVYARTISQSGNIHVQLIASKNKIAPIKPTTIPRLELCGALLGAKLTAKILNSMTLQVDCRYWCDSTIVLGWLSTPVHRLKPFVRNRVNEIHETTANGLWSYVPSLDNPADLVSRGVKADLISSSPLWWSGPPYLLSNDKEWPKMPNEKRDLPDIVCHLAQSSNTSSTSTNILLTLIHKHSNLSRLFHVVTYIKRFISNCRNKQSRYRGFLTADEIRESQNTVIKLCQGEMFPEEYRILKLQRKLPAKNRLLNLTPFLDSNDIIRVGGRLDNSPYSYDQKHPALLCSKHHLTKIIFETQHIKLLHEGPQGLLANIRQQYYPLGGRNLAKLTVRKCIPCIRQKGKTVQPIMGQLPESRTKLEFPFLHCSVDYAGPVLIADKKGRGSKLLKSYLCIFVCFAVKAVHLELVTDLTKEAYIAALQRFISRRGKPLTITSDHGTNFVGACNELTSVINKSNLASDLADEGIKFLFTPAYSPHFNGLAESAVRSTKFHLKRILNLTHLTYEEMSTCLTQIEAILNSRPLTPLSTDPTDMSALTPAHFLIGRSLTSVPCPQIADDVNINLLQRHKRIDVIKQHFWRRFANDYVFTLQQKSKWLTSSSPSLKVDSLVLVKDKVNPPLMWCLGRVTRLYPGPDGINRVADVKTRRGTLRRGWNNLCPLPMDQDL from the coding sequence ATGTTCGAAAGCCAGTACTACCGACTGGTGGCCTCCGCGCGCAACCTCCTCCCTGCAGGCGCCGACAAGGATGGTTCTCCTGGATCACCGAGTCGCTCAGGTTCCGTGGCGAGCTACGACAACGATAAATCAGGTGGGACTTGTGAGCACACTAAAAGATTTAACTTGCCTAAGATAAACATACCCATTTTCAACGGCAGCTATCAGCACTGGCTCGAGTTTAGAGACATATTCACATCAATGATCCATAGCAACCGAGAATTGGACAACATTAGCAAATTTCACTACCTGCGAGCATCTCTGCAGGGCAACGCTGcaatgattgttaaaaatattgatttcacaaataataattatacaattgCATGGAATTTATTGTGTGATAGATACAACAATTCAAGATTATTAGTTAACAACCATGTCCAAGCATTGTTTAATGTTGAATCTGTTTCAAAAGAATCTAGTAGGTCGCTGAGGTATCTAATTgatgtaactaataaaaatataagagCGCTGACTACTCTCAACCAACCAACAGAACATTGGGACACACTGATCATTCATATGATGTCCACTAAGTTAGATCCTATAACAAATCTCAAGTGGGAAGAACACCGTAACACGGGCTCTGATGCTCCCACTTTGGCTGACTTTTGCACATTCCTAAGAAACAGGGCAGACTTATTAGAAACCTTGGAAGAAAATAAGGCTAAAAATTCTAAATTTGATCATCCCAAATCAAAAAGTTTCATTGTTGTCTCTGACAGTCAGAAAAGTCAGCAAAATAATTTCAGCTCCGGCAAATatagtaaaacaaataaatgccCTTTGTGTAAAGATGAACACACACTTTACAATTGTAATGCATTCAGGGATTTGAGTATAGAAGATAGAGTAGTAAAAGCGAAGCAGTTTAATGTCTGCTTAAACTGTTTGCGCACTGGTCATtcacaaaataaatgtcagtctcCTCACTGTCGTTATTGTCGTTACAAACATAACACATTGCTGCATTTAGAAAAACGTGACTCTTCTTCAAATGATTATAACTCAGTCCCTATACAAGAGAATGTCGCTTTACCAGTGGACAATCAGACCTATTATGAGCCTCCCACAGATAACGTCACCTTGTCAACCAACATCACACAGCAGACTACTGCTCCCCAAATACTTCTATCCACAGCGATGGTGAAGGTGTACGACTCCAATGGCAACAAGCACACAGCCCGGCTGCTGCTAGACAACGGCAGCACTGCTAACTTCATCTCACATGAGCTCTGCGGTAAGCTGGGTCTGTCAAGACGCAGTACACGGTCAACAATATCAGGTATCTGCAATCAATCTAGTAAAAGCACACAGCTGTGCAATCTCACATTGTACTCACTATATAGTGATTATAAAGTAAATCTAGACTGTCTTGTCTTAGATGAAATTACTAAATCTTTGCCATCAAAGTTAATTAAAGTAAATGACATTCCTATACCTACTGGTCTTCAGTTAGCTGACCCTTCTTTCTATGTTCCTTCTGGGGTAGATATACTTGTTGGGGCAGAAATTTTCTGGAGTGTTATTTGCAACAATTCCATTGATTTGGGTAAAAAACAACCCAAATTATATGAAACAAAATTAGGATGGTTAGTGTCAGGTTATGTGTCACATGCTAGCACTACCAACTCAAGTAATCAACATCACTGTCATTTCATTAAAGAAAATGAGAACATTAATCAATTCTGGGAATTAGACACCATACCAACGCGGCACTCCTTCACTGCTGAGGAGCGAGCCTGCGAAGAAAGCTTTCAAGCTAACACTTACCGCAACTCAAAAGGCCGTTTTGTGGTAACTATACCTCTTAAAAAAGATCCGAGTGAGTTAGGCGATTCATACGCAATGGCAAAAATGCGATTCCTCTCACTCGAACGTAGATTTAATAGAGACccagtttttaaagaaaaatacacaGATTTTATGCAAGAATATGAACAATTAGGTCACATGACTCTAAACTCAACTTCCCCGCCTCTATCAAACACTTgtggcaataataataatgtctctTGTTTTATTCCTCATCATGGCGTACTACGTGAATCGAGTACCACGACAAAGCTTCGCGCAGTGTTTGATGGATCAGCTGTTACTACGTCAGGGGTGTCTCTTAATAACCTGCAAATGGTAGGTCCCACAGTACAGGATGATTTATTGTCTATACTTATTAGATTTCGTCAACACAAATTTGTCGTGTCCGGTGACATAGAAAAAATGTACCGTGCCATAGAAGTCAATCCTGTACAGCGCCCTCTGCAACAAATCATATTTCGTTCTGATCAATATGCACCTCTAAAGACATACACATTAAACACACTTACCTATGGGACTGCCTCTGCGCCGTACCTAGCTATAAAGTGTCTCACTAGCTTAGCCGATGTAACAAATaatgaaaaagttaaaaatgcaattaaaaGAGATTTTTATGTTGATGACTACCTAGGAGGAGGAACATCGAAAGAAGAGGTCATACAAACTTGTAAGGAACTCATTTCCATCTTGGCCTCAGCTCAATTTAATTTGCGAAAATTTCAGTCTAATAACTTAGACATTTTGAAGGTAATAACAGATGgcaaacaagaaataaataatatattgcaATTGTCTGACTCGGCCCCAAATATGTCCGCCAAAACATTAGGCCTCCATTGGCTGTGTGATTCTGATACTTTATCGTTTTCTATAAACATAGATTTACgcgaaaaaattacaaaacgccATGTTCTGTCTGTCATAAGCCAAATTTTTGACCCTCTAGGTCTTGTGGGCCCAGTTATAGTTGAAGCAAAAATGATTATGCAAAGCCTCTGGAAACTTAAGTCTGGCTGGGACGATGAGGTaccaacaaacataaaaacacaatgGGCCTCATTCGCAAGTAAACTATCATATttaaatgacattaaaattccACGCTGGGTATTGCAAAATGATTATATAAAGATAGAAATACATACCTTTTGCGACAGTTCCGAAAAGGCTTATGGTGCTTGTGTATATGCCCGAACAATAAGCCAGAGTGGCAACATACATGTTCAGTTAATagcatcaaaaaataaaattgcacctATCAAACCAACCACTATACCGCGACTCGAATTATGCGGTGCACTTTTAGGTGCAAAATTGACagctaaaattttaaattcaatgACATTACAGGTTGATTGCAGATACTGGTGCGATTCGACTATCGTTCTAGGCTGGTTGTCTACACCAGTTCATAGACTGAAACCCTTTGTTCGCAACCGTGTAAATGAAATACACGAAACCACAGCAAACGGCTTGTGGAGTTATGTGCCGTCTCTTGACAACCCGGCGGATCTCGTTTCTCGCGGGGTGAAGGCTGATCTCATCAGCTCTTCGCCGCTGTGGTGGTCGGGACCACCATATTTACTGTCCAATGATAAAGAATGGCCCAAAATGCCTAACGAGAAACGCGATTTGCCCGATATTGTCTGCCACTTAGCGCAGAGCTCTAATACTAGCAGCACTAGCACTAACATTCTCTTAACGCTCATACATAAGCATTCTAATCTCAGTCGCTTATTTCATGTAGTAACCTACATCAAAAGATTTATATCGAACtgtagaaacaaacaaagtaggTATAGAGGTTTTTTAACTGCAGATGAAATCCGTGAATCTCAAAATACGGTCATAAAATTATGCCAAGGTGAAATGTTTCCTGAGGAGTATAGGATTCttaaattacaaagaaaattacCTGCTAAAAATAGGTTATTGAACCTTACTCCCTTTTTAGATTCAAATGACATTATAAGAGTAGGAGGCAGACTTGACAACTCTCCATACTCATATGATCAAAAACACCCTGCACTACTATGTAGTAAACATCACCTAACAAAAATAATCTTCGAAACTCAACATATTAAACTCTTACATGAAGGCCCTCAAGGTCTCTTAGCTAATATTCGTCAGCAGTATTATCCACTAGGAGGTAGGAATTTAGCTAAATTAACTGTCAGAAAATGCATTCCATGCATTAGGCAAAAGGGTAAAACAGTACAACCCATTATGGGTCAATTACCTGAATCTAGAACTAAACTTGAATTTCCATTTCTTCACTGCTCAGTCGACTATGCTGGGCCAGTGCTTATAGCTGATAAGAAAGGCCGTGGCAGTAAATTGCTCAAGTCCTACCTGTGTATATTCGTGTGCTTCGCAGTAAAGGCTGTCCACTTGGAGCTCGTTACGGACCTGACTAAAGAAGCGTACATCGCCGCGCTACAGCGCTTTATTTCACGTCGTGGCAAGCCACTGACAATCACCTCAGACCATGGAACCAACTTTGTCGGTGCATGTAACGAATTAACTTCAGTAATTAACAAATCAAATTTAGCATCAGACTTGGCCGATGAAGGTATTAAATTCTTATTTACCCCAGCATACTCGCCCCATTTTAATGGTTTGGCCGAATCAGCGGTTCgtagtaccaaatttcatttaaagcGTATTCTAAATTTAACTCATTTAACTTATGAAGAAATGTCCACATGTCTCACTCAGATTGAAGCCATACTAAATTCACGACCATTAACTCCCCTATCCACTGATCCTACCGATATGTCAGCTCTAACCCCTGCCCATTTCCTGATTGGACGATCTCTCACCTCCGTGCCATGCCCACAGATCGCCGATGACGTCAACATCAACCTGCTCCAGCGACACAAGCGCATCGATGTTATTAAGCAGCACTTCTGGCGCAGATTTGCTAATGATTATGTTTTTACACTACAGCAGAAAAGCAAATGGCTCACGTCGTCATCGCCAAGCCTAAAAGTGGATTCCCTTGTACTAGTCAAAGACAAGGTCAACCCACCACTGATGTGGTGCCTCGGTCGAGTGACCCGGCTGTATCCAGGCCCTGACGGCATCAACCGCGTTGCGGATGTGAAGACCAGACGAGGGACCTTGCGAAGAGGATGGAACAACCTCTGCCCGCTGCCTATGGACCAGGACCTTTGA